A region from the Phycisphaerales bacterium genome encodes:
- a CDS encoding glycosyltransferase: MRHRPDASIVIVTRNRWPELEKAIESSNAQEGDVEVIVIDDASTDGTSDRVRARFPGVRLVTSSTPEGYMGHRNRGVEMARAPIVVIIDDDALFATPRVVAQTLLDFDHPRIAAVGVPFRDMTYQDTSVKQRSPDDHSIWILDRFKGTAQALRRDVFLALGGFRQSLVHQGEEGDLCIRALAAGYVVRCGRSDEIHHFESPKRDLSRQIRHNARNVLHFNWRYTLGLSTPSHARSRAASCCYAMAFAPDMSGPP, from the coding sequence ATGAGGCACCGCCCCGACGCGAGCATTGTCATCGTTACACGCAATCGTTGGCCGGAACTCGAAAAAGCGATCGAGTCCTCGAACGCCCAAGAGGGCGATGTCGAGGTCATCGTGATCGATGACGCGTCGACCGACGGCACGAGCGATCGCGTTCGAGCCCGGTTCCCCGGTGTCCGACTGGTGACCTCCTCGACTCCCGAAGGATACATGGGGCACCGGAATCGTGGCGTGGAGATGGCTCGCGCACCGATCGTGGTCATCATCGACGACGACGCTCTGTTCGCGACACCTCGCGTGGTCGCACAGACGTTGCTCGACTTTGACCACCCTCGGATCGCCGCGGTCGGTGTTCCGTTTCGTGACATGACCTACCAGGACACGAGCGTGAAACAGCGCTCACCGGACGATCACTCGATATGGATCCTCGATCGGTTCAAGGGAACGGCCCAGGCGCTCCGACGCGACGTCTTCCTTGCTCTTGGCGGTTTCCGACAGTCGCTTGTGCATCAGGGAGAAGAGGGTGATCTTTGCATTCGAGCCCTCGCCGCGGGGTACGTCGTGCGATGCGGGCGTTCGGATGAGATCCACCATTTCGAGTCGCCCAAGCGCGACCTGTCGCGGCAGATCCGTCACAACGCGAGAAACGTGCTCCACTTCAACTGGCGATACACCCTGGGCCTTTCCACGCCGTCGCACGCACGTTCGCGAGCAGCCTCCTGCTGTTACGCCATGGCATTCGCACCCGATATGTCCGGGCCACCCTGA
- a CDS encoding class I SAM-dependent methyltransferase: MKDILRYIRLGSWMRLSRLGERIGWEWLMYNPGVFEHFHQGATAAAPHLADAVLGEIPGISSLVDVGCGTGAMAAEFKRRGVRVLGLEHNAKGRRWADRAGVPVRPFDLRVEGGLSPADGPFDLAMSTEVAEHLPESLADRFVDYLVSCDAAHVLLTAAHPGQGGTGHINEQPQSYWIEKFRSRGWSHDPELSGRVSARLESLPMSKFLATNLMMFQRPQT, encoded by the coding sequence GTGAAAGACATTCTCCGGTACATTCGCCTCGGCTCGTGGATGAGGCTCTCGCGTCTGGGAGAGCGAATCGGCTGGGAATGGCTTATGTATAACCCTGGGGTCTTCGAGCATTTTCATCAAGGCGCCACGGCCGCTGCACCCCACCTCGCCGACGCGGTTCTCGGTGAGATTCCGGGAATCTCGTCGCTCGTCGACGTCGGCTGCGGCACCGGGGCGATGGCCGCGGAGTTCAAGAGGCGCGGAGTCCGCGTTCTGGGCTTGGAGCACAACGCGAAGGGTCGGCGGTGGGCCGATCGCGCCGGGGTTCCAGTCAGGCCTTTCGATCTGCGAGTGGAGGGCGGCCTGTCGCCCGCCGACGGTCCCTTTGACCTGGCGATGTCGACCGAAGTGGCGGAACACCTTCCCGAATCGCTCGCCGATCGATTCGTGGACTATCTCGTGTCCTGCGATGCGGCGCACGTGCTACTCACCGCCGCACATCCAGGACAGGGTGGCACGGGTCACATCAACGAGCAGCCCCAGTCGTACTGGATCGAGAAGTTTCGATCCCGAGGTTGGTCGCACGATCCGGAACTCTCGGGAAGGGTTTCGGCTCGACTTGAGAGTCTGCCAATGTCGAAGTTTCTCGCCACGAATCTGATGATGTTCCAACGTCCACAGACCTGA
- a CDS encoding GDP-L-fucose synthase, translating to MTLGGLRVTLDSRRNARIILTGGAGFLGRFVVDRLKARGVPEANIFIPRRRHYDLTNTTDVARLYREAFAPHKPDLVIHMAAEVGGIGANRENPGRYFYANMAMALHLIEQARIDGLIERGGKFVQVGTICAYPKFTPVPFHEDNLWNGYPEETNAPYGVAKKAAWQMLDAYKLQYRMRSAYVLPVNLYGPWDNFDLNSSHVIPALIRKCVEAQRRGDPKIVCWGTGSASREFLYVDDAAEGIVRAAEVMDDPTPINLGAGFEITIKDLVELIVKLTGFKGAIEWDSTKPDGQPRRCLDTSKAQRLLGFKAQMDFEEGLKRTIDWYRQHAQ from the coding sequence ATGACTCTTGGAGGACTTCGAGTGACCTTGGATTCGAGAAGGAACGCTAGGATCATCCTCACCGGCGGTGCCGGCTTCCTCGGGCGCTTTGTCGTGGACCGCCTCAAGGCCCGCGGCGTGCCCGAGGCCAATATCTTCATCCCCCGTCGGCGACACTATGACCTGACCAACACCACCGATGTCGCCCGCCTCTATAGGGAAGCTTTCGCGCCCCACAAGCCCGACCTCGTCATCCACATGGCGGCGGAAGTCGGCGGCATCGGCGCCAACCGCGAGAACCCCGGACGCTACTTCTACGCCAACATGGCCATGGCCCTGCATCTGATCGAGCAGGCGCGGATTGACGGGCTGATCGAGCGCGGCGGCAAGTTCGTCCAGGTCGGGACCATCTGCGCCTATCCCAAGTTCACGCCCGTCCCCTTCCACGAGGACAACCTGTGGAATGGCTATCCGGAAGAGACCAACGCGCCCTACGGCGTGGCGAAGAAGGCCGCGTGGCAGATGCTCGATGCGTACAAACTCCAGTACCGCATGCGCTCGGCGTACGTGCTCCCGGTGAATCTCTACGGACCCTGGGACAACTTCGATCTCAACTCCAGCCATGTGATCCCCGCGCTCATCCGCAAGTGCGTCGAGGCCCAGCGCCGCGGCGATCCGAAGATCGTCTGCTGGGGGACGGGGAGCGCCAGCCGCGAGTTTCTATATGTCGATGATGCCGCCGAGGGAATCGTGCGGGCGGCCGAGGTAATGGACGATCCGACACCGATCAATCTCGGCGCCGGGTTCGAGATCACGATCAAGGACCTCGTGGAACTCATCGTGAAACTCACGGGCTTCAAGGGGGCAATCGAGTGGGACTCGACCAAGCCCGACGGGCAGCCCCGACGCTGCCTCGATACGTCGAAAGCCCAGCGCCTGCTCGGATTCAAGGCCCAAATGGACTTCGAGGAAGGCCTGAAACGGACCATCGACTGGTATCGCCAGCACGCCCAATGA
- a CDS encoding NAD-dependent epimerase/dehydratase family protein, producing MAVDRSLAGGVKINKNSSIVVTGAGGFIGGHLVAFFRDMGVKDVRAADIKPLEEWYQVHRGVTNHAGPLRGDCRDFKVCRKICDGADEVYQLAADMGGMGFIENNKALCMLSVLTNTHMLLAAQEAGVKRFFYASSACVYNADKQKNPKITALKEADAYPGLPEDGYGWEKLFSERMCRHFREDFGINTRVARFHNVYGPEGTWEGGREKAPAAICRKVIAAKVSGKHDIEIWGDGKQTRSFMYVDDCVRGINMITHSQILEPINLGSSELVSINQLVSIAEEVAGIKLKRHYKLDAPKGVAGRNSDNTKINQYLGWEPSTRLRDGMERTYRWIYDEFVAKYNAKTAHLSSISTFTKGSHPIPGDGFNPESRNMKTWTQGIPEGYGKKAGGSKGRSSKGVSAKAGSKKSAKA from the coding sequence ATGGCGGTCGATCGTTCCCTGGCCGGCGGCGTCAAAATCAACAAGAACTCCTCCATCGTCGTCACCGGCGCCGGTGGGTTCATCGGCGGGCACCTTGTCGCCTTTTTCAGGGACATGGGCGTCAAGGACGTCCGGGCCGCCGACATCAAGCCGCTCGAGGAGTGGTACCAGGTGCACCGCGGCGTCACGAACCACGCCGGCCCGCTCCGTGGCGATTGCCGCGACTTCAAGGTCTGCCGGAAGATCTGCGACGGCGCCGACGAGGTCTACCAACTCGCCGCCGACATGGGCGGCATGGGCTTCATCGAGAACAACAAGGCGCTCTGCATGCTCAGCGTGCTGACGAACACGCACATGCTGCTCGCCGCTCAGGAGGCGGGGGTGAAGCGGTTCTTCTACGCCAGCAGCGCCTGCGTCTACAACGCCGACAAGCAGAAGAACCCCAAGATCACCGCGCTCAAGGAGGCCGACGCGTACCCGGGCCTTCCCGAGGACGGCTACGGCTGGGAGAAACTCTTCTCCGAGCGCATGTGCCGCCACTTCCGAGAGGACTTCGGGATCAACACCCGCGTCGCCCGCTTCCACAACGTCTACGGGCCCGAGGGCACGTGGGAGGGCGGGCGCGAGAAGGCCCCGGCCGCCATCTGCCGAAAGGTCATTGCCGCCAAGGTCTCCGGGAAGCACGACATCGAGATCTGGGGCGACGGGAAGCAGACCCGCTCGTTCATGTACGTGGACGACTGCGTCCGCGGGATCAACATGATCACGCACAGCCAGATCCTTGAGCCGATCAATCTCGGCAGCAGCGAACTCGTCAGCATCAACCAACTCGTCTCCATCGCCGAGGAAGTCGCCGGGATCAAACTGAAGCGTCACTACAAACTCGACGCGCCCAAGGGCGTCGCGGGGCGCAACAGCGACAACACCAAAATCAACCAGTATCTCGGCTGGGAGCCCTCCACACGCCTCCGCGACGGAATGGAGCGGACCTATCGCTGGATCTACGACGAGTTTGTCGCGAAGTACAACGCCAAGACCGCGCACCTCTCCTCCATCTCGACCTTCACCAAGGGCAGCCACCCGATCCCCGGCGACGGCTTCAACCCCGAGAGCCGGAACATGAAGACCTGGACCCAGGGCATCCCCGAGGGGTATGGCAAGAAGGCAGGTGGTTCGAAGGGTCGCTCGTCCAAGGGTGTGAGCGCGAAGGCCGGCTCGAAGAAATCTGCAAAGGCATAA
- a CDS encoding glycosyltransferase family 4 protein, with translation MAPPTILIISQVYVPDPASVGQHIADAAEELARRGYRVVVYASANGYDDPTRKYPRREALRGVDVRRLPFSSFGKGSITVRLLAQSIFVVLAFVRGLFTRNLASILVSTSPPFCGVVGAWLSKIRRVPVTYWLMDLNPDQMLALGKARPDQVSVRVFELFNRIILRQASNIVMMDRFMLDRVQKKGVDVASKTTIAPPWPHDEGTRSIAHSVNPFRSTHNLEGKFVVMYSGNHSPANPLTTLLDAAERLRDDPRLVFLFIGGGGGKKEVDERIASDHNASNLRSLPYQPLDQIQYSLSAADVHVVSIGNEVVGIVHPCKVYGAMAVSRPVLLLGPSPSHVSDLIATHSIGWHVAHGDVDGAVRTLQTMLEMSADQLHAMGDRAARVVSTDLGRDKLCGEFCDVITHDLAPAPASSSD, from the coding sequence GTGGCACCTCCGACCATCCTCATCATCAGCCAGGTCTACGTTCCCGACCCCGCGAGCGTCGGACAGCACATCGCCGATGCCGCAGAAGAGTTGGCACGACGGGGCTATCGCGTTGTCGTGTACGCCTCGGCGAACGGTTACGACGACCCCACCAGGAAGTATCCTCGCCGCGAGGCACTCAGAGGCGTCGATGTCCGAAGGCTTCCATTCTCCAGCTTTGGAAAGGGCAGCATCACCGTGCGGCTGCTTGCCCAATCCATCTTCGTGGTGCTCGCCTTTGTCCGAGGGCTCTTTACCAGGAACCTCGCGAGCATCCTCGTCTCAACCAGCCCTCCATTTTGTGGCGTCGTCGGGGCCTGGCTCAGCAAGATTCGCCGGGTCCCCGTGACCTATTGGCTCATGGATCTCAACCCTGACCAGATGCTCGCGCTCGGGAAGGCACGCCCCGACCAGGTGTCGGTTCGTGTCTTCGAGCTCTTCAATCGCATCATCCTTCGACAAGCCTCCAATATCGTCATGATGGATCGATTCATGCTCGATCGAGTCCAGAAGAAGGGCGTCGACGTCGCGAGCAAGACCACGATCGCGCCGCCCTGGCCCCACGACGAAGGGACCCGAAGCATCGCCCACTCCGTCAATCCGTTTCGCAGCACACACAATCTCGAAGGAAAGTTTGTCGTCATGTACTCGGGCAACCACAGCCCGGCCAATCCGCTCACGACGCTTCTTGATGCCGCCGAACGACTCCGTGATGACCCCAGACTTGTCTTCTTGTTCATCGGGGGCGGTGGTGGCAAGAAGGAGGTTGACGAGCGAATTGCAAGCGATCACAACGCGTCCAACCTGCGATCACTTCCGTATCAGCCCCTTGATCAGATCCAATACTCGCTCTCTGCGGCCGATGTCCATGTCGTCAGCATCGGCAACGAGGTGGTGGGCATAGTCCATCCGTGCAAGGTCTATGGTGCCATGGCCGTCTCTCGACCCGTACTGCTCTTGGGTCCGAGTCCATCACATGTGAGCGATCTCATCGCTACCCATTCCATCGGCTGGCATGTGGCTCACGGAGACGTTGATGGCGCCGTACGCACACTCCAAACAATGCTGGAGATGAGCGCGGACCAACTCCATGCCATGGGCGACCGTGCAGCGAGAGTGGTTTCGACCGATCTCGGCCGCGACAAACTCTGTGGTGAGTTCTGCGATGTCATCACTCACGACCTGGCGCCTGCTCCGGCGTCGTCGTCTGATTGA
- a CDS encoding glycosyltransferase — protein MEASTSPTRDGRTPPSILILTRNEEANIASCIEACSFSDDVVVLDSYSTDRTVEIARRYAHVRVYQRHFDTEYLQRNFGLKEIAYHHPWVYVCDADERVLPELREEILREINRTDQEHSAFRLRYKNMFLGQWIRRSSGYPVWIIRLLRPDKVRYEIRATNVHPIVEGSVGTLDEHFEHNSFASGLVRWFNKHNYYSDREAFEALRVRTEGLPKLRQLFVGDPMAKRRAAKNLSFLLPLRGVLRWLHDVILKGGFLDGWAGIRYSTMISMYEYWLEVKIAEAQRRWREGTEWWVRRLLREPGDTRPDPPPVAPKSYPCREDGTPLIDVMIPTLNESAHIEEAVKNALGLGPVYVLDSFSTDGTQEIARKAGATVVEHRFENYSRQKNWGLENLPFRGEWVFILDADERVTPALRDEAIRVAKSETRNSGWFVNRIVVFMGRPIRWGGLYPSWNLRFFRRGACRYEDRSVHEHMICDGETGYMKHLMVHIRRETISGYISKHVRYADMESDEWLRTSLGQGAGAAPARLFRDRLRYRQWVRREVWPRLPGKPVIRWVYMYLLRLGFLDGRAGWHLAALMASYEYMIELLYREKRYFARKLVNQTTTPEQAPGRE, from the coding sequence ATGGAGGCATCAACATCTCCGACCCGCGACGGGCGAACGCCACCGAGCATCCTGATTCTGACTCGCAACGAGGAGGCGAACATCGCCTCGTGCATCGAGGCGTGCTCGTTCAGCGACGATGTCGTGGTGCTGGACAGCTACTCGACCGATCGAACCGTCGAGATCGCGAGGCGGTATGCTCACGTGAGGGTGTATCAGCGGCACTTTGACACCGAGTACCTCCAGCGAAACTTCGGTCTCAAGGAGATCGCGTACCACCACCCTTGGGTCTATGTGTGCGACGCGGACGAGCGGGTGCTCCCGGAGTTGCGCGAGGAGATACTTCGCGAGATCAACCGGACCGATCAGGAGCACTCGGCGTTTCGGCTGCGATACAAGAACATGTTCCTGGGCCAGTGGATCCGTCGATCGAGCGGATATCCCGTGTGGATCATCCGTCTTCTGCGTCCGGACAAGGTCCGGTACGAGATTCGTGCCACGAACGTGCACCCGATCGTGGAGGGGAGCGTCGGCACGCTCGACGAACATTTCGAGCACAACTCGTTCGCGTCGGGGCTGGTTCGGTGGTTTAACAAGCACAACTACTACAGCGATCGTGAGGCCTTCGAGGCGCTGCGCGTTCGGACGGAGGGTCTCCCGAAACTCCGCCAACTCTTCGTGGGCGATCCCATGGCGAAGCGGCGCGCCGCGAAGAATCTCAGTTTTCTCCTCCCTTTGCGGGGCGTGCTCCGCTGGCTGCACGACGTGATCCTCAAGGGTGGTTTCCTCGACGGCTGGGCGGGGATCCGGTATTCCACGATGATCTCGATGTACGAGTACTGGCTCGAGGTCAAGATCGCCGAGGCCCAGAGGAGGTGGCGAGAGGGAACGGAATGGTGGGTCCGTCGCCTGCTGCGAGAGCCCGGGGACACGCGACCCGATCCACCGCCAGTCGCGCCGAAGAGTTATCCGTGTCGAGAGGATGGCACGCCACTCATCGACGTCATGATTCCCACTCTGAATGAGTCGGCTCACATCGAAGAGGCCGTGAAGAATGCGCTCGGATTGGGCCCGGTGTACGTGCTCGATAGTTTCAGCACCGACGGAACCCAGGAGATCGCACGAAAGGCGGGCGCCACAGTCGTGGAGCATCGATTCGAGAACTATTCGCGGCAGAAGAACTGGGGTCTCGAGAACCTGCCGTTCCGTGGGGAGTGGGTGTTCATCCTCGATGCCGACGAGCGCGTCACGCCCGCGCTTCGAGATGAAGCGATCCGCGTCGCGAAGTCGGAGACGCGAAACTCGGGCTGGTTCGTGAATCGGATCGTCGTGTTCATGGGTCGACCGATCCGTTGGGGGGGGCTATATCCCTCGTGGAACTTGAGGTTCTTCAGGCGAGGCGCGTGCCGGTATGAGGACCGATCGGTTCATGAGCACATGATCTGCGACGGAGAGACGGGATACATGAAGCACCTGATGGTGCACATCCGGCGCGAGACCATCTCGGGGTATATCTCCAAGCACGTGAGGTACGCGGACATGGAAAGCGACGAGTGGTTGCGAACATCTCTGGGCCAGGGGGCCGGCGCCGCGCCCGCAAGGTTGTTTCGAGACCGGCTTCGATACCGTCAATGGGTTCGTCGTGAGGTCTGGCCGAGATTACCGGGGAAACCGGTCATTCGTTGGGTATACATGTATCTCCTGCGACTGGGGTTCCTCGATGGTCGCGCGGGGTGGCATCTCGCCGCATTGATGGCGTCCTATGAGTACATGATCGAGCTGCTCTATCGAGAGAAGCGATATTTTGCACGGAAACTCGTCAATCAGACGACGACGCCGGAGCAGGCGCCAGGTCGTGAGTGA
- a CDS encoding putative colanic acid biosynthesis acetyltransferase has product MSRPDGVESTRGDVFQRLDLTASYPYSFGEYARRALWELVQATLIRYSWRRASGWRRFWLRRFGAVMPATAGTKASTRIKHPWLFSMGEHSMIAEGVEVYNLGPVSVGSHTIVSQNAHLCNGTHDYRKPDLPLIRPTMRIGSGVWVCADAFVGPGVEIGNNAVVGARAVVMRSVPPGVVVSGNPARVIRARVMEGLVGAPGGEREGD; this is encoded by the coding sequence ATGTCGAGGCCTGACGGGGTCGAGTCGACTCGTGGGGATGTATTCCAACGATTGGACTTGACGGCGTCGTACCCGTATTCGTTCGGCGAGTACGCGCGACGCGCGTTGTGGGAGCTTGTGCAAGCGACGCTGATTCGGTACTCGTGGCGCCGCGCCTCGGGGTGGCGACGCTTCTGGCTCCGGAGATTTGGTGCGGTCATGCCCGCGACGGCCGGGACCAAGGCGTCCACCCGCATCAAGCACCCGTGGCTCTTCTCGATGGGGGAGCACTCGATGATCGCGGAGGGGGTCGAGGTGTACAACCTCGGTCCGGTCTCCGTCGGGTCGCACACAATCGTGTCGCAGAATGCGCATCTCTGCAACGGAACACACGACTACCGGAAGCCCGATTTACCGCTCATTCGCCCGACAATGCGTATCGGAAGCGGGGTGTGGGTGTGCGCGGATGCCTTTGTGGGACCTGGTGTTGAGATCGGGAACAACGCGGTGGTTGGGGCACGAGCCGTCGTGATGCGCAGCGTTCCTCCCGGCGTCGTCGTCTCGGGGAACCCGGCTCGGGTGATCCGGGCGCGGGTGATGGAAGGGTTGGTCGGCGCTCCTGGTGGAGAGAGAGAGGGCGATTGA
- a CDS encoding glycosyltransferase: protein MSTTRPFAVLHFIEAIDLSHGGPVRAVLDLSRGLAERGHTQRIHTGRIDVNSAEFPDNSAITGAVLPTIVHPSMFRGFFGFRTQSSEIEHAIRSTDVVHFHNVWQPALPRLARLCRRMGTPYVISLRGMLDDWSMAQKSLKKRLYLGLAGTSTLERASAVHCTAQFELEQAQKWFPKGRGVVIPNLLDLNPFRSPPGPNPAQQKYPELLESRPKVLFLSRVHYKKGADVFVQAIAELTRRGIDVRGVVAGPGDPEYVRQLREQVRTSGIDDRILFTGHVNGDLKISLYQACEIFALPTHQENFGFVIPEALAAEAVVITTKGVDIWPELESSNAVVITDRTPAGFADAIESLVKDPPRLARMRENAKPFVFREFDESRTLDKFEHLYEQIILGKARSSS, encoded by the coding sequence ATGTCGACCACCCGTCCCTTTGCCGTCCTCCACTTCATCGAAGCGATCGACCTCTCCCATGGCGGTCCCGTGAGAGCTGTGCTCGACCTTTCCCGGGGACTTGCCGAACGCGGGCACACGCAACGAATCCACACGGGGCGCATCGACGTGAACTCCGCCGAGTTTCCGGACAACTCGGCAATCACCGGAGCGGTTCTTCCAACGATTGTCCACCCCTCCATGTTCCGTGGATTCTTTGGCTTTCGCACGCAGAGTTCCGAGATTGAACACGCGATCCGGTCCACCGACGTCGTCCACTTCCACAACGTCTGGCAGCCGGCTCTTCCACGCCTTGCACGCCTCTGCCGTCGGATGGGCACGCCCTATGTCATCAGTCTTCGAGGCATGCTCGATGACTGGTCCATGGCCCAGAAGTCGTTGAAGAAACGGCTCTACCTTGGCCTCGCAGGAACCTCAACCCTCGAGCGTGCCTCCGCCGTCCACTGCACCGCACAGTTTGAGCTCGAGCAAGCACAAAAGTGGTTCCCCAAAGGCCGTGGTGTCGTCATCCCAAACCTCCTCGACCTGAACCCCTTTCGATCCCCCCCAGGCCCAAACCCGGCACAGCAGAAGTACCCAGAACTCCTCGAATCCAGACCCAAGGTTCTCTTTCTCAGCCGGGTGCACTACAAAAAGGGCGCCGATGTCTTCGTCCAGGCGATCGCCGAACTCACACGACGCGGCATCGACGTGCGTGGCGTCGTGGCCGGGCCAGGCGATCCGGAGTATGTCCGTCAACTGCGTGAACAAGTACGCACTTCGGGAATCGACGACCGCATCCTCTTCACCGGCCATGTCAACGGCGATCTGAAAATCTCTCTGTATCAGGCCTGCGAGATCTTCGCCCTTCCCACGCACCAGGAGAACTTCGGCTTCGTGATTCCCGAGGCCCTTGCCGCGGAGGCCGTCGTCATCACAACCAAAGGTGTCGACATCTGGCCCGAACTCGAGAGCAGCAATGCTGTCGTCATCACCGACCGGACACCAGCCGGCTTTGCCGATGCAATCGAATCGCTCGTCAAGGATCCGCCGCGACTCGCCCGGATGCGGGAGAATGCCAAGCCGTTCGTATTCCGTGAGTTCGACGAGAGCCGAACGCTCGACAAGTTCGAGCATCTGTACGAGCAGATCATCTTGGGCAAAGCCCGCTCTTCGTCCTAG
- a CDS encoding glycosyltransferase, giving the protein MRILHYIDSLSARVGGPSRFVLDATRVLAKFGVRSTILTHEPPDADSFDPADPASPQIIHIKSDSPVDLWFGSHMKRTTKREIQRASVLHLHNLWGPRDLQIAANARTIGTPYVLSVHGMLDEWSLQQRTLKKMTYISLAAQNMIDGAARIHCTAAGELQQAARFFVASNADIVPPIVDLAPYRALPGPDLARARFESLRSGRPVVLCLSRVHYKKRPESLIATAASLRSRGLDTTVIIAGMGDEDYIQALKAQARSMNVDDLVTFTGSVTGQDKLSLYQAADLFVLPTSQENFGLVLIEAMACGTPVLTTKGTDIWPDIEASGGGHVADPESTEFVELIQSMFTIPEKRARMGQRARDWVLRTFNESQISARFVAMYRNALDANTNRPRTPMSTNGTSGMTG; this is encoded by the coding sequence GTGCGCATTCTCCATTACATCGACTCGTTGTCCGCGCGGGTCGGCGGCCCCTCGCGCTTCGTCCTTGACGCGACGCGCGTGCTCGCGAAGTTTGGCGTCCGATCCACGATCCTCACCCACGAGCCCCCCGACGCGGACTCGTTCGATCCCGCTGATCCCGCGTCGCCCCAGATCATCCATATCAAGTCCGACTCACCCGTCGATCTGTGGTTCGGCTCGCACATGAAGCGGACAACGAAGCGTGAGATCCAGCGGGCGAGCGTGCTCCACCTGCACAACCTCTGGGGTCCGCGCGATCTTCAGATCGCCGCGAACGCCCGGACGATCGGCACGCCATACGTCCTCTCGGTGCACGGCATGCTCGACGAGTGGTCGCTCCAGCAACGAACGCTCAAGAAGATGACGTACATCTCGCTGGCGGCACAGAACATGATCGATGGCGCGGCGAGAATCCACTGCACGGCCGCGGGCGAACTCCAGCAGGCCGCACGGTTCTTTGTGGCGAGCAACGCCGACATCGTGCCGCCGATTGTCGATCTCGCCCCCTATCGCGCGCTCCCCGGACCGGACCTCGCCCGAGCGCGGTTTGAGTCTCTCAGAAGCGGACGTCCGGTCGTGCTTTGTCTCTCGCGCGTGCACTACAAGAAGCGCCCCGAGTCATTGATCGCCACCGCCGCATCGCTCCGCTCGCGCGGGCTCGACACCACGGTGATCATCGCCGGCATGGGCGACGAGGACTACATCCAAGCGCTCAAGGCACAGGCCCGATCTATGAACGTCGACGACCTGGTCACCTTCACGGGCAGCGTAACGGGACAGGACAAACTCTCGCTCTATCAGGCCGCGGATCTCTTCGTGCTCCCCACAAGCCAGGAGAACTTCGGGCTCGTACTCATCGAGGCGATGGCCTGCGGCACGCCGGTTCTGACGACCAAAGGAACGGACATCTGGCCCGACATCGAGGCGAGTGGTGGCGGCCACGTCGCCGATCCTGAATCCACCGAGTTCGTCGAGTTGATCCAATCGATGTTCACGATTCCTGAGAAGCGAGCCCGAATGGGACAACGCGCCCGTGATTGGGTTCTGCGAACATTTAACGAATCCCAGATCAGCGCACGATTCGTGGCGATGTATCGCAATGCCCTCGATGCGAACACAAACCGTCCCCGTACGCCGATGTCCACGAACGGCACTTCTGGCATGACGGGATAA